The genomic interval CACAGGCCTCACCAACTTTGCCCATGGCGAGATGGTCACGCTGGGTGCCGTCCTGGTTTTTGTTCTCAATGCCGTGGGAGCGCCGTTCTGGCTGGCCATCGTCGTCGCACTGCTGGGCGGAGGCTTAGTGGGCTATGCGCAGGACACCTGGCTATGGAAGCCCCTGCGAGGCCGCGGCACCGGACTCGTTCCCATGATGATCGTCAGCATCGGACTGGCCCTCGCCGCCCGCTATGTGATCCAGTTTTACTTCGGCGGGGGTACCGAGCAGCTTCCCGGAGCTCAAAGTGCCGAGATCCAGCTCGGGCCGATTTCCATCTCCCCGAATAATCTGTGGTCCCTCATCATCAGCGCCATTGTCATCCTGATCGTGGGCCTCGTGCTGATGAAGACCAGGCTCGGCAAGGCCACCCGGGCCGTCGCTGACAACCCCGCACTGGCCGCAGCCTCCGGCATCGACGTTGACGGCGTCATCCGCATCGTGTGGATTGTCGGCGGCGTGCTCGCCTCCCTCGGCGGCATTCTGTGGGCTTACTACCGCCCCGGCGTCTCGTTCAACATGGGTTCGCAGATCTTGCTCCTGATCTTCGCCGGAGTCACCCTGGGCGGTCTCGGGACCGTTTTCGGAGCCCTCGTTGGCTCCGTGGTCGTTGGTATCTTCACTGAACTGACCACTGTCTTCGGGGCCCCCGCAGACCTCAAATACGTCATACCCCTGGGCGTCATGATCATCGTCCTGCTCATCCGGCCGCAAGGCATTCTGGGCCGCCGCGAGCGCGTGGGATAGGAAGGACCAATCATGGATTTTGCAGCAATTCTTTCCAACGCCTTCGGCGAACTCATCAGCCCCACCACCGCCGCCTACGCCTTGGCGGCGCTGGGCCTCGCGGTCCACTTCGGCTACTCCGGCCTGCTGAACTTCGGCCAGGCAGGCTTCATGGCAGTGGGCGCCTACGGCTTCGCCATCTCCACACTGACCTTCAAGGCGCCGTTCTTCGTGGCTCTGCTCATCGCCGTCGTCGCAGCAGCGATTTTTGCGATGATTCTGGGCATTCCGACGCTGCGCCTCAGGGCCGACTACCTGGCGATCGTCACCATTGCGGCGGCCGAAATTGTCCGGTACCTCGTCACCACCAACGGCTGGACGGCGGTCACGGGCTCAGCCAACGGCCTGGCAGCCTTCGAGGGCGGGTTCTACGAGATGAACCCGTTCCCGCCTGGCTCGTACCCACTGGGCATGAACAACCGGGACTTCTTCATCCGGATCGTGGGATGGACGCTGGTCATCGTGGCTGGCATCCTCGTGTGGCTGCTGATGCGCAGCCCGTGGGGCAGGGTCCTCAAGGGCATCCGTGAAGATGAAAACGCCGTGCGGTCGCTCGGCAAGAACGTCTACGCCTACAAGATGCAGGCCCTGATCATCGGCGGTGTGCTGGGCGCCCTGGCCGGGATGATCTTTACGCTCCCCCGCGGCGCAATCCAACCAGCCAACTACGGCACGGAGCTGACGTTCTTCCTCTGGACGTGTCTCCTGCTGGGCGGAATGGCCACCGTCCTCGGGCCGGTCATCGGGGCAATGATGTTCTGGGTTGTGCTCTCGCTTACTCAGGGCATCCTGAGCGGGCTGATCGAGTCCGGGATCATCACCTGGCTGACCACCATCCAGGCGGGCCAGCTCCGATTCATCCTTGTCGGTGTTGCCCTGATGCTCCTGATGATCTTCCGGCCCCAAGGTGTCTTTGGCAATAAGAAGGAGCTGGCATTCGCATGAGTGAACGGCGTGAAGAGAACATCGACTACATGACCGACGCCCGCCCCATCGCGGTGGGCGGCAATGAACCAGGTTGCAAGAAGCGCGATCCCATCGTTGTGGCGGAAAACGTCACACGGAGCTTCGGTGGCATCAATGCTGTGGATGTCGAGTACCTCGAAATTCCGCGGCATAAGATCACGGCCCTGATCGGACCGAACGGGGCCGGCAAAACCACGTTGTTCAACCTCCTGACCGGATTCGACCATCCCAACTCCGGCAAGTGGCAGTTTGAAGGCCAAAGCATAGCGGGCGTTTCCCCCTACAAGGTTGCCCGCATGGGCATGGTGAGGACATTCCAGCTGACCAAGGTCATGGGCAAGCTCACCGTTATGGAAAACATGCGACTCGGTGCCTCCGACCAGCCCGGCGAACGCCTCTCAAAGGCTCTCTTCAAGAGGCTCTGGGGAAGCCGGGAGAAGGAAATCACCGCGCAAGCCGATGTCCTGCTGGAGAAATTCAAGCTGGACGCAAAAAAAGCCGACTACGCGGCGTCCTTGTCCGGCGGCCAGCGCAAGCTCCTCGAGATGGCACGCTCGCTTATGGTCCGACCCAAGCTGGTCATGCTGGATGAGCCCATGGCCGGCGTGAATCCCGCGCTCACGCAGTCCCTGCTGGACCACATCAAGAACCTCAAGTCCGAGGGCATGACCGTATTGTTCGTCGAACACGACATGAACATGGTGCGGCACATCGCCGACTGGGTGGTGGTGATGGCCGAAGGCAAGATCGTGGCCGAAGGGCCTCCTGGCGAAGTCATGAAGAACCCTGCCGTGATTGACGCCTACCTGGGCGCCCATCACGATGTGGATCTCGGCGACGCCGAAGGCATCAGGGAACTCGAAGCCGAACTTGAGGCAGACGAGGAATCGGTGGTCGGCACCGAAGACGCCGGCATTATTGCCCCGGAAATAGTGGTCTCGGGACTCGACAAGAAGGACGGAAAATGAGCGCAGCCAGCGCAGCGGCCCCGGCAGAAAGTCCGGCACATGCCAACGACGCAGTCGTTTCGGTAAAGAACCTTGTGGCCGGCTATCTCCCGGGCGTGAACATCCTCAACGGCTGCAGCATTGAGGCCCGCAAAGGAGAACTGATCGGAATAATCGGCCCCAATGGTGCCGGAAAGTCCACTCTGCTGAAGGCAATGTTCGGATTGGTCAAAGTCCACTCGGGGACCGTGGTGGTCCGCGGCAAGGACATCACCGGCCTCAAGGCGAACAAGCTGGTTAGCCAGGGCGTGGGATTCGTGCCGCAGACAAACAACGTGTTCGCGGCGCTGACCATCGAAGAGAACCTGCAGATGGGGATGTTCCAGAGGCCGAAGGCTTTTGCCGAGCGGTTTGATTTCGTGACCGGCCTGTTCCCCGAACTTGGCAAACGGCGCGCGCAGCGTGCGGGTTCGTTGTCCGGCGGTGAGCGCCAGATGGTGGCGATGGGCCGGGCCCTGATGATGGATCCCGCCGTGCTGCTGCTTGATGAGCCCTCGGCAGGCCTCTCCCCCGTCAGGCAGGACGAGACGTTCCTCCGCGTGCACGAGATCAACAGGGCCGGCGTCTCGGTCATCATGGTGGAGCAGAACGCCCGGCGCTGCCTGCAGATCTGTGATCGCGGCTATGTCCTGGACCAGGGCAAGGACGCGTACACGGGCACGGGACGCGACCTGATGAAGGATCCGAAGGTCATCCAGCTCTATCTGGGTACGCTGGCCGACCAGAACTGATCGGCCGGCCAGGACTAGTCCGTTCCGCCAAAGGCAGTACCCACGAAGAAGACCCCCGTCCGGTTCCCCGGGCGGGGGTCTTCTGTGTCAGCGGAGGAACAGGCTCTAGAGCTTGCCGAACTCTTCCTTGACGAGGGCGATCTTGTTGTCTTCCTTGTACTCGTAGACACCGATGGTTGCTTCGGAGGGATCGCCACTGTCGGCGAAAGTGACCGGACCGGACTGGCCGTCGTAGTCAATGTCCTTGCCTTCGCGCAGCAGAGTCACGCAGTTGGCGAAGCTATAGCATTTCTCGCCATCCTTTGACACGGCCTGCAGCTGCTTGGCGATGTCCACACCCTTGGTGCTCTTGGCGGCCTCTGCCGCGAGCGCGGTCAGGTTGGCAGCGTCCCAGCTCTCACCGGCGTAGATGAAGTCCTTCAGGGTAGGATCGACAGCCAGCAGCGACTTCCTGAAGTCTTCACCGGCAGTAGTTCCGGGAATCGTGCCATGCGCCTTGGTGAGCGTGCCGGGCTGGAAATCCTTGCTGTAGTCAACGGTGTTGCCGTCGACCAGGAAGATCTGCTCGGCCTTGATGCCCTTGCCGGTCAGGAGCGGGATGATGCTCTTGCCCTGAACGAAGGATATGACAGCAACGGCATCCGGCTTCGCGGCGATAACCTTGTCCACCTGGGTGCTGAACTGGGAGTCGCCTTCGTTGAACAGCTCTTCGGCGACGACCTTGCCGCCAGCCTTCTCGAAGGTCTCCTTGAGCTTCTTGCCAAGCCCGGTACCGTAGGAATCGTTGAGTACCAGCATGCCCAGTGTCTGTGCGCCACAGGAGGCCGCGTAGTTACCCAGCACGGAGCCCTGCAGGACATCGGACGGGGCGGTCCGCCAGTACAGGCCCTTGTCATCCCACGCGGTGAAGTCCACGGAAGTGTTGGCAGGCGAGAACTGGACAACCCCGGCGCCGGTGATCTGGTTGATGACAGTCTTGGAAACGCCGGAGGAGGCGGCACCAATGATGGCGCTGACACCCAGGCCCAGCAGGTTGGTCACGGACTGCGTGGCGACATCGGTGGTGGTGTCACCGGAGTCCCGGTGCGTCACTTCGATAGGTTTGCCAAGGACGCCGCCCGCGGCATTGATTTCATTCTTCGCGAGCTCAACGCCGGCAATCTCGGGCGGGCCGAGGTAGGACAACGCGCCGGTGGTCGGCAACAGCGTGCCGATCTTCAGGGCCGTGTCAGTGGTGGTTGAGGACGGGGGCACTGTCCCTGACGCGGGAATCACCGGTGCCTTGAGTCCTTCCGAAGGAGCCGGGCAGGAAAGGCCTGCCGGCTTTGTTGTTGTTGTGGTCGCCGTCGGGGTGGAGGTACCACCACAGGCCGTGGCCAGCAGGGCGACGCCTACGCTAAGCGCTGTGAGCTTAGCAACGCGGGGTGCCCCCGGGGGGAGTGAAATCATTGACAATCTCCTGGATCGAAAGGTGCGAACGGCCTTTGACGCGGATGATCAGGTGTTCCTGATTTAACTTCAAGCTAATGCATATCTTCGGCGGATATAAGTGACTGAGGTCACATCCTTATAACAGTCGTTGCATATGCGAAATCAATGAACGGGATTGGTCTGTTGAGGTCACGCGGGGGGCGCGGAAGGGCGCGTCAGGAGGAACTCCCTAGGGAGAATTTGTACCCCAGGTGGGACTCGAACCCACAACACGCGGATTTTAAGTCCGCTGCCTCTGCCAATTGGGCTACTGGGGCGCCCGGTCAATGGTATCCCGTCATTCGCCCGCAAGCGGTCCGGCGTACCGGAACGTCCCGTGGACCCCGCCGGGCCAGACCGCCAGCGGGAGCAGCTGGAAGTGGTCCCCCCAGGCCGCGTCGGGAGGGAGGACGCCGAAGGACGCAGCCGGGACGAAGCCGAAGCGCGGGTAGTAATCGGTGCTGCCCAGCAACGCAATCCCGCCCTCCCCCGCCGCGTTGGCCCGGGCAATCGTGTCGTTCATGAGGGCAGTGCCGATCCCATGGCGCTGCAGCCTTGGTGTCACACCGATGGGCCCGAGGCCCAGCAACCCGTAGTCGCCCACCCAGCCCCGTGTGCTGATCACATGGCCGACTATCTCGTCGTCGAGCACCGCCACCACGCTGAACTCGGGCAGGTAGTCCTCGCACTCGAAGAGCCTGCGGAGCACGTCCACCTCCTCGGGCTCCCCGTCCACCGGCAGGCCCGTGACCGGGGAGACCGCGAACGCCTCGCCCGTCAACGCGAGGATCTTGTCCCTGTCCGCAACCGTCTCGTTCCTGAGCAGCAGCTCGGGCCGCGGCACGTGCCGGCTGGCCGCTGACAGCTCAGCCAGGGCTTCGACGGCGCGTGGTGCGTCCGCCACCGGCACCAGCAGGTGGTCGTGGTGGAAGCCGGCCAGCACGTTGCAGCTGATCCTGGCGTCGGTCAGGGCCTTCCCGACGGCGGCTGTCAGGCCAACAGCCTCCAGCGCAGAATGCACTTCCAGGGTGATCCAGGCCGCCACAAAGTCGTAGTGCAGCCCCAGGCTGTCTGCCCTTTCCCGCGGCAGGACGACCGTCAGGCCCTCGGCCTCACGGACGGCAGCTTCGATGCCGGGCTCAAGCGGCCTGCCATGCGGCCACAGGACGTAGACGTACTCCCCCTCCCGCAGTACCGGTTTCAGTGTTGCCAGCAGGGTCTGGAGGTTCTTTTCGCCAGTCATGCTGCCAGTCTAGAAGGGACACCAGGCGGGAAACGCCAAAACGGCGGCTATCCCTCGAGGGGACAGCCGCCGTCGGGCGTTACAAATGCTGCGTCGGGATGCCGGTGTTACTTGGCGTCCGCGGTGACCGACTGCTTGGGGTCCACGCTGGTGGCCTCCGCAGAGCCGGGATTTGCCGCTCCGGCGGATACCTCGGGCGCGCTGGCCGCCGGGGCGGGAGCAGCCGCAGCCGGCTTGGGAGCAGGTGTGGCAGCGGCCACGAAGGCACCACGCGGGTTGTCCAGGTCGATCAGCTGGGTGGTGTCGCGGCCCATAAAGAACGCGAGGATCCAACCCATGATGACGCGGACCTTGCGCTCCATGGTGGGCATGGCCATGCCGTGGTAGCCGCGGTGTGCCAGCCAGGCGAGCGGGCCCTTGAGGCCGATGCGGCCCAGGATGTTGATGTTGGCAACACCCTTCCACTCGCCGAAGCCGGCAACAGCACCCAGGTTCTTGTGCTTGTAGTCCTTGAGCGTTTTGTCCCAGCGCGAAGCCCACAAGTTCTTGGCGAGGCGCTTGGCCTGGCGAAGTGCGTGCTGGGCGTTCGGGACGCAGGTGCCGTCCGGCAGGCCGCTGCCCGTGAGGTCCGGCACGGCGGCGATGTCGCCGGCGGCCCAGGCGTTGTCGATGATGCCTTCATCGCCGGCGATGCGGAGGTCCGGCAGAACGCGGACGCGGCCGCGGGGTTCCAGCGGGAAGTCGGAGGAGCGGATCATCGGGTTGGCCTGCACGCCGGCAGTCCAGACGAGCGTGTCGGCTTCGAATTCCTGGGCGAGGGACTTGTCCGGGAGGTTGATGAGCTTCAGGGAGCCCTCAGCGCTGTCCAGGGAGGTGTTCAGCAGGACCTCGATGCCGCGGCTGCGGAGGTGCTCCACAACCCATTCGGCCTGGGGTGCCGTGACCTCGGGCATGATGCGGCCCATGGCTTCAACCAGGACGAAGCGTACTTCTTCCTGGCGGATGCGGGGGTTGTTCTTGACCGCGGCGCGGGCCAGGTCTTCCATTTCGGTGATGCATTCGATGCCGGCGAAGCCGCCACCGACAACCACGAATGTCAGTGCCTTGGCGCGGGCAGCGGGGTCCGCGATGGTGGACGCGGCCTCGAGGCGCTCCAGCACCTTGTTGCGAAGGGCCACAGCCTCTTCGATGGTCTTCAGGCCGATGCCCTTGTCCGCGAGGCCCTTGATGGGGAACGTGCGGGTGATGGCGCCTGCGGCCACCACAATGTCGAAGTAGGGGATCTCGATGTGCTCTCCGCCGTCCGCGGGCGCCACGACGGCGGTGCGGTTGGCGTGGTCGATCGAAGTGACGCTGCCCTGGATGAGTTCAGTGTGCTTCAGGTGCTGGCGGTGCGAGACCACTGCGTGGCGGGCCTCGATGTTGCCGCCGGCCACTTCGGGCAGGAAGGGCTGGTAAGTCATGTAGGGCAGTGGATCCACGAGGGTGACGATGCCACCGGCATTCGCGATCTTCTTCTGCAGTTTGAGTGCTACGTACAGGCCGACGTACCCGCCGCCGACGACGAGTACCCTGGGACGGTCCTGGAGCTCTGGGGTGGTTGCCATGATTTAAGGATACAACAGTTTGTGAAAATCTTCACTAACTACGTTTTGCCGCCTGAATCAACGGTTTGGAACGCGCCGGTATCGGGTTCCTCGCGCGCCGCTCCGGGGTTTCGGGCAGCCCTCCGCAGCTGGAAGACTGCTGCCCCGATGATCACCACAAAGAGGATTACTGAACCGATCACGACGGCGGCGCCAACGGCACTGTCACGCTGTGAGGGCGCCTCGGCCGCGGGCACAGTGGGCTCGGGCAGCGTGGGAACGGCACTGGCCACCTCGTCCGTGGGCACCGGTACCGGCGCACCAAGGTTGCCGCGGCGGTGCACGCGGATCCAGTCCGAGATGGATCCGAGCGGGTTGGCGGCGGCTTCCGGGACGGAGTCCTTCAGGGCGGCCTCGGCGTTCAGCACGCCAAAGCCGTACAGCGGGTCTTTTCCGGCAGGACCGGCATCCTTGGCCGTGCTGACGATCCGGTTGATGACCTGCTTGGCGCTCATCTCCGGCCACTTGGAACGGATGAGTGCGGCCACACCGGCAACGATCGGGGCAGCTCCGGACGTTCCCGCCCATTCGGCGTAACCGCCGCCGGGAAGCCCGCCCAGCAGGTTTTCAGCCGGGGCCGCCACACCGATGCTGATCCCCTGGGAGGACGAGTCGACGCTCGCTGTGCCCTTGCGGTCCAGGCCGGCGACCGTGAGGACGCCGGGGATGGTGGCGGGCGCTCCCACCTGGAGGTTGCCGCCTATCCGGTTTCCGGCGGCGGCCACAATCACCACATCCTTCTGTTCGGCATAGAGGAAGGCAGCGTCCCAGCTCTGGGGCCACTGCGGCGTGGCGCTCCCCAGCGAAATGTTGATGACTTTGGCCCCGTTGTCCACGGCCCAACGGACCGCTTCGGGGATCTGGTCCTGATCACTCTTGCCCGCGGGGTTGGCCGATCCCAGCCATGTTGACACGGACAGGATCTCGGCTTCAGGAGCAACGCCGATCATGCCGTCCGGTCCGGCGGCAGCAGCCGGGCCGGGACCGGGCGAAGCGGTGGCACCGGCGGGCTGGTGGCCGCGGCCGGCAAGGATGGTGGCTACCAGGGTCCCGTGTTCCGGCTTGACCCCCAGGCTTTTCTGCCCGTTGGGGCTGCCGGCCCCGGACGCGTCGAAGCCTCCGGTGACGGCGCCCTTCAGGTCGGGGTGCTGGGCATCCACGCCGCTGTCGATCACCGCGATCTTGACTCCGGCGCCCTTGGAAACATCCCAGGCCTTCGTAATTCCGGCTTCGCCAAGCCAGTACTGCTTGTCCCGTTCAGCGTCGGCCATGGCCGCGGGCGCCAGGGTCAGTCCTGCGGCCAGGCTGACGCCTGCGAGGGTCATCGCCAGGAGAGCTGACGCGGCCCGGCGGAACCGTGCTGTTGCTCTGGTCATGTGGGTTCCCATGCTTGGTTGGCTGAAGGCCTGGTTAGTGGATGCTCAGGGCAATTCCGTCAAGAATATCGTGTTCGCTGGCCGTGGCCGTGACGATCCGGCCCGCGGTGAGTTCATTCAGCCGCTCCAGGATGCGCCGCCACACCAGCCCGCCGGCACCCATTACGTCGACGCGGCCGGGGTGCATGTACGCCAGTTCCGCACGTTCTCGCCTGGTCATGTGGAGGAGGTCGGTGGCGGCCTCGGTGATGGTGCCGATGGCCAGTTCCGTCCCGTGGATCGCCGCCGGCGAATACTCCGGAAGCCGCAGGGCATGGGCGGTGATGGTGGTGATCGAGCCGGCCACCCCGACGACGGCGGTGGCGCGTTCCAGCGGAACCTCCAGCCCCGCCCGGGCGATGGCGGCGTCGATGTCGGCTTCCGCGGCGGCAATCTGCTCCGCCGTGGGCGGATCGTCCTGCAGGTGCCGTTCGGTCAGGCGGACGCAGCCGACATCCACGGACTTGGCGGCCGTGACTCCGCCGGCGGTACCGAGGACGAACTCCGTGCTGCCGCCGCCGAGGTCAACCACCAGCACCTGCTCGCCGTCAAGGATGGGCAGGACGCTGCTGGCCCCGGCAAAGGACAGGGCAGCTTCTTCATCCCCCGAAATGACCTCCGGCTCAACGCCCAGCAGTTCCCGGATCCCGTCCACAAAGACCTGGCGGTTGCGCGCGTCCCGGCTGGCCGAGGTGGCCACAAAACGGATGGACTCGGCGCCGTGCTTGCGGATCATGGCTGCGTAATCCCCTGTGGCCGCGAACGTGCGCTCCAGTGCCTCAGGGGCGAGTTCGCCGGTGGCGTCCACGCCCTGGCCCAGCCGGACAACCCGCATCTCGCGGACAACGTCGGTGAGCTTCGCTGTCCCGCTGCTGCGGTCGATGTCGGCGATGAGCAGGCGGAGGGAGTTCGTGCCGCAGTCGATGGCGGCGACGCGGGTCATGCCCCTGCCCCGTCAGCGCTTGCTGTCTTGCGGACCGGGGCGGGCCGGCCCACGATCTCCGGCAGGCCCTGGGGTCCGTGGCGGCTGAGATCCTTTGACGGGGCCTCCCCTGCGGTGTCCCAGGCGCCGTCGCAGTAGCAGCGGTCCGTTGTCCACCATTCGCTGATGCCGGCAATGGCCTCATCTCCCAGCGGGTTCACTCCGGGACCTGCCGCGAGGGAGTGGCCCACCAGGACGTGGAGGCATTTGACCCGGGTGGGCATACCGCCGGCGGAGATGCCGTCAATCTCCGGGACGGCGCCGATGCCGGAACGCTCGCCGATCGCCGCGCGGGCGGCGAGATAGTCCTCGTGCGCTGCACGGTAGGCTGCCGCGAGGGGCTCATCGGCGCTCAGGCGTTCATTCATGTCGTTCATCAGCCCGGCAGCTTCCAGCCGGGAAACCGCCGAAGTGATGACGGGGTGCGTCAGATAGAACGTGGTGGGAAACGGCGTCCCGTTGCTCAGCCGCGGCGCGGTGGCGGCGACGTGCGGGTTGCCACAGACGCAGCGCGCCGGGATCTCCACCACATCGCGCACCGGCCGTCCCAACTGCCTGCTGAGTACTTCAAGATCGTGTGCTGATGGCTGGCGGGACTTCTCCGGCGCAGTCGCCGTGTTTTCTTCCACTGGCGCGGGCCATCCTTCCTCTAGCTGTTCAGTCTGTGGCCGCACGCCTGATGGACTCCCACAGGGAATCCACCCACGGCAGATCGGCGGGGTCTTGTGCTGCTGTGGCGGTCAGGCTACTGCTTGTTCCGGCCGGCAGATCGCCACCGAAGACCCAGTAGCCGGATTCACCCGGCATAACCATGTTAATGCGGTCGCGGGCCTGCTGTTTCACGTAGTTCGGATCCTGCCACCGTGAGATCTGCTGCCGCAGGCCGTCCTGCTCGGCCTGGCGGGCGGCAATATCGGCGCTGAGGGCGGCGAGCTCGGCCCGTTTGTCGAAGAAGATCTTCACGGTGGGTGCCAGCATGATGGTGATGGCAATCATGACCACCGCCAGTGCCAGCATGCGGCCGGAGAACGCCTTGGCGGGTACGGGCTGGGTATCATCCGGCGCGGTGTCAGGCTTCGGCGTCTTGCCCGCGGCGTTACCGCCGCTGTGGCCGCTCCCCTGACCTTTGCTGGCCGGGAACCTGGCGCCTGGTGACGTTCCGGCGCTGGATGCGGGGCCGGTTTTGCCCTTGCTCCCGCCCTGTGCGCTGCCGGCTGCACCGCCAAAATCGGCGCGGATAACGCCGGCGTCTTCAGTGGTTGGGTCCGTGGTGGCCTGATGCCTCGAAGCGGCTTTGGGAACTTTGGGACGGCGGGTGGCCATGACACTCCTGAAACGTGCGGCCTGCCTCTGGCCGCAACTCTGCGCTTGATGCCGGCTCAATCAATGCCGGCTAAACAAAAACCGGTGGCTATGGTCTTTCAACCATAGCCACCGGTCAGAGGTTTACGCGGCTACTAGCCCTTGAAACGCGGGAAAGCGCTGCGGCCGGCGTAACGTGCGGCGTCGTCGAGTTCTTCTTCGATGCGCAGGAGCTGGTTGTACTTGGCAACGCGCTCCGAGCGTGCCGGGGCACCGGTCTTGATCTGGCCGGCGTTGGTGGCCACCGAGATGTCGGCGATGGTGGTGTCCTCGGTCTCGCCGGAGCGGTGCGAGGTGATGGTGGTGTAACCGGCACGCTGGGCCAGGCTGACGGCGTCCAGCGTTTCGGTCAGTGAACCGATCTGGTTGACCTTGACCAGCAGCGAGTTGGCGGTCTTGGTGTCGATGCCGCGCTGCAGGATGGCCGGGTTGGTGACGAAGAGGTCATCGCCGACGAGCTGGACCTTGTCACCGATGCTGTCGGTGAGGGTCTTCCAGCCGTCCCAGTCGTTTTCATCCAGGGGATCCTCGATGGAAACCAGCGGGTAGTCGGCCACGAGCTCGGCGTAGTAGGCGCTCATCTCGGTGGCTGACAGTGCCTTGCCCTCGAACTGGTAGGCGCCGTCCTTGAAGAACTCGGAGGAGGCGACGTCCAGCGCCAGGGCGATGTCCTTGCCCGGGGTGTAGCCGGCGTTCGTGATGGCTTCCTGGATCAGGTCCAGCGCAGCACGGTTGGACGGCAGGTTAGGCGCGAAGCCACCTTCGTCACCCAGGCCGGTGGACAGGCCCTTGGCCTGCAGGACGGACTTGAGGTTGTGGTAGACCTCGACGCCCCAGCGGAGGCCCTCGGAGAAGGTCTCGGCGCCGATCGGGACGATCATGAATTCCTGGATGTCCACGTCGGAGTCGGCGTGCGAGCCACCGTTGAGGATGTTCATCAGCGGAACCGGCAGGACGTGCGCGTTGGGGCCGCCCAGGTACTTGTACAGCGGCAGGTCTGCGGAGGCGGCGGCCGCGTTGGCCACGGCCAGCGAAACGCCCAGGATGGCGTTGGCGCCGAGCTTGGCCTTGTTGGGGGTGCCGTCCAGGTCGATCATGGCCTGGTCGATGCTGCGCTGGTCGGTGGCGTCGAAGCCGGTCAGGGCCGGAGCGATCTGGTCGATGACAGCGTCAACGGCCTTCTGGACACCCTTGCCGAGGTACCGTCCCTTGTCTCCGTCACGGAGCTCAACAGCCTCGTGCTCTCCGGTGGAGGCACCGGAGGGTACTGCCGCGCGGCCGATCTGGCCATCGGAGAGCAGTACTTCAACTTCTACGGTCGGGTTTCCGCGGGAATCGAGGATTTCGCGGGCGTGGATGGCATCGATAAGCGCCATGGATGTGCTCCTTATGGGCGATTTTGGGGGAACGAACAGCTGGAAAAAGCGTTAAATCTGGGACGTCCTCGTCAGGACCAAGCCTAGTCGAGAGTGGTGCAGGTTACGGAACCCTATCCATCACCCGGACGTCATGATGGCGACGCGAACTGCCGCCGGATGGCGCCCCGAAGGGCACGTTCGGCGTCGAATCCGCTGGCACGTGCGGAGCCGACGACGGCGAGCAGCAGGTCGCCGAGCTCCTCCTCCGTTTGCGCGTCCGGGGTTTCGCCAAGCTCACCCACCGGAAGGACCGCTCCGGCACGCTCGGCCCGGTCAAGGAACTTCTGCGCCTTCGCCAGGGCCGGCAGTGCGTCCGGGACGCCTTCAAAAGGCCCCGTTCGCTCCGGACGTTCCGCAGTCTTCACCGCGTCCCACTTCCGGACAATCTCCGCCACCGAGGCAGGGAACGCGTCCTGCAGCGTGCCGTCGGGCAGGAAGACATGCGGATTGCGGCGGACCATTTTGGCACTCAGCCCGCGCGCGACGTCGTCGAACGTGAACGTGCCGCGCTCCTCGGCGAGCCGGGCGTGCAGCACCACCTGAAGCAGCACATCGCCCAGTTCGCCGCGGAGCTCGGCGTCATCCGCGCCGGTCTCGATGGTCTCGGCAACCTCGAAGGCCTCCTCCAGGAGGTACTCCACCAGTGAGGCATGGGTGAGGGCGCCCATCCACGGGCAGTGCTCGCGCAGCTGGGCTACGACAACGACCA from Pseudarthrobacter sp. SSS035 carries:
- the eno gene encoding phosphopyruvate hydratase encodes the protein MALIDAIHAREILDSRGNPTVEVEVLLSDGQIGRAAVPSGASTGEHEAVELRDGDKGRYLGKGVQKAVDAVIDQIAPALTGFDATDQRSIDQAMIDLDGTPNKAKLGANAILGVSLAVANAAAASADLPLYKYLGGPNAHVLPVPLMNILNGGSHADSDVDIQEFMIVPIGAETFSEGLRWGVEVYHNLKSVLQAKGLSTGLGDEGGFAPNLPSNRAALDLIQEAITNAGYTPGKDIALALDVASSEFFKDGAYQFEGKALSATEMSAYYAELVADYPLVSIEDPLDENDWDGWKTLTDSIGDKVQLVGDDLFVTNPAILQRGIDTKTANSLLVKVNQIGSLTETLDAVSLAQRAGYTTITSHRSGETEDTTIADISVATNAGQIKTGAPARSERVAKYNQLLRIEEELDDAARYAGRSAFPRFKG
- a CDS encoding MazG nucleotide pyrophosphohydrolase domain-containing protein: MTPTTTLAEQAPIDRLVVVVAQLREHCPWMGALTHASLVEYLLEEAFEVAETIETGADDAELRGELGDVLLQVVLHARLAEERGTFTFDDVARGLSAKMVRRNPHVFLPDGTLQDAFPASVAEIVRKWDAVKTAERPERTGPFEGVPDALPALAKAQKFLDRAERAGAVLPVGELGETPDAQTEEELGDLLLAVVGSARASGFDAERALRGAIRRQFASPS